From the genome of Hippoglossus stenolepis isolate QCI-W04-F060 chromosome 13, HSTE1.2, whole genome shotgun sequence:
CTTCTTTGTACTTCCGTGTTCGGCAACCACACCATTTCCGTTCAGACAGAGGCgaggcagttttatttataaagcacatttcatacacagaggtagattcaagtTGCTTTGCCGGGACATGTAAGAACACCAGAGACATAACAAATCAAAATAAGTCAATTCAAAATGTAGaaagcacagtttaaaacaaatttaaaaataaaataagtaaatatacAATTTTAAAGTTGAAGGCCAAAAAAACCCCATATATGGTAGATAGATAGAAAcgtgtaaaaacataaaatacaatgatacaataatttttttttagttaaAGTCAGTTTTCaatctggttttaaaaaggttAGGGCTGAGGATAAATTCATTATATAGAAATAAGTGAGAGGAAAGTGTGATTGAATAGAGAAAGGATTACACTAATcaataaaatcatatttaacaTGCACGTAAAATATGCAAAACAGTCCTGAAACACGTTATCCATAGAGACTCACATATGCATTCATACGTACATAAAAACAATACTTCGTTTAAAAGATGTCATACTAAATAAGcagtgtgagaaaaacaaaaaaacatgtttcaggtgaaaaacaaaatgctccGTCTTTCTGAGACGTTTTCCAGTCGGTTGTAAACAGGAGTGAAGCATCTTGCACTGAACTCCCACGTCATTAGCCACACATGCTACTTGTGTCGTGGAGCTGGACGAGCGTGGATTGGCTGCTGCACTGAAGTTAGACAACTCAGTGATCTGCACATGTCACTTCTGAAAGAGATATCAACCAATGCAGGTATGCCATGTTCCGTGACATGTTTTTAACCTGCGTGCCTCTCAGGTCCATGAAGTGAGTTCGTTTACACCGGGCTGGACTTTGAACTGATctgtaacagacacacaacactgatATGGAGCAGCGCCACTCAGTGTAATCACAGTTCCCACAGGCCACATCGGACGACTCTATTCAACTCTTGGAATCATTGAACTTCCAAATCTAACATATGCAGGAGAAGACTGTTCGTCAGTTGAAAGGTAACCTGGACTCTGCAACATACTGTAACTCACATATTACACTGGTTTACACTGCTCCAAataattaagggaacacttaaattGCACATCAGACTTTGATTAACGAATTATTAAAGTTGacaatttgttgagaacaaaatgacgtaACAACTGTCAATGAAAACCAAAGTCATCgacccattgagggctggattcatAACCACACCGAAAATCAAAGCattcataatgtgactcagtaatGTGTATGGCCCCCACGTCCCTGTTTGCACTCATGAGGGCCACATGAGGCCGGGCAtggtcctgcaccaggaggaacccggTGCCCACTGCACCAGCGCAAGGTCTGACAATCTCTCGGAGGATTTCATCCAGGTACCTATAAACAGCAGTCAGGGTAACGTTGGCTATGACATTGAGGTCTgtgcgaccctccaaggatattcctccccagaccatcactgacccaccgccAAACCGGTCAtactggatgatgttacaggcagcataaccttcaccacagcttctccagactctttcacgcctgtcacatgtgctcagtgcgaacctgctctcatctgtgaagagaacggggGCCAGTGGTCGACCTGCCActtctggtgttctctggcgaatgccaatcgagctgcacggtgctgggctgtgagcacaggtcccactagaggacgtCAGGCCATCATGTCATCCTCATGTAGTCTGTTtttgacagtttggtcagaaacatgcacacctgTAGCCTGCTGGAGATAATTGTGTAGGGCTCTGGCGGTGCTGCTCCTGTTCCTCCttgcacaaaggagcagataccggtcctgctgcAGGGTTGAAgcccttctacggccctgtcAAGCTGTCTTCTGGTATCacctccatgctcttgagattGCACTGGGAGACAGTCTACTCCACTATCAGCTACTGACTATAAAATGCCACAAATGCACATAAGGGCAAACTTAAATGTACAggtacaaaaatgaaaaataaataaatatcagtcacatTTTAAGTGAGACTGTGTCATTTTTGTTGAACAGCAGCCACTTGTAGCCACAGGTTATGATTATGAGATGCATGGATAAAATCTAAAACTACAGAATCACAATTTGTCATAGGGAATCATTGAGTCAGCTGAGTGAGACACTTGGTTCAATTACACAGTGATATCTCTGTAAAGTTTGCTTACACTATAGGCAACTGGTTGTACCAGACCAAGTCTCACAGTAAAAGCGAAGCCTCTTAGTGTATTGAACTGAGAAGCAGCAGTGTGCTTTAATGCTTGTGAATTCAACTATTCATTTCAAGAGTAACATTACTGTCTTACTTGAACATTTGTCTTCATGTATTTGAGTTAACACATTCATTATCTTGGCTATTTCTGTCCAGTTAAATTTTCGTTGTGAGTGGAAAATTGTAAATCACTGCActtttatttagcattttttcCCAATATTGTCAGTGCACCTTATATTTAATTCCTGCACTCTCTGCAGCAGACTAAGAAGTAATTCAGTGTTCTCACTATTGCAGTAACATGGCCTCCAGCTCCTTAGGCAGACGACTGGTGGCTTGTCTCCTCAACGTTTCTGAGGCTCGCAGGAAAGACCTGGTGGAGACTGTGGCCACGGCAGCTTTGTACAACACCGAAGGCAAGTACACTGTTCGTCTGTATCAGGAGACATATGAGTTATGACTTACATTTCAAACCTTGGCATTTGTGAAAGTAGCTTTTAAGTGCACATGGTCAgcatctacctactaattccacataggtccgtctgtcagtctgtatgtatgtggaacacatatcacATGAACGATTTAACTAATCAGCTCCAAACTTGGCAATTGCATGTGTATCGTACATTACCCAAGAAAGTGCAGTGCTGAGGTTGGTgagatttggacacatgatatattcaaaattattcaaatttgaATAAGACAACCATttctctgtagcagtcagtgggggggggttgccttcagtctgtggtccGAGTTGAACATGGCTTCTTCTATGTtctcggataaactacagctgCGGTCgccaactgggtcaaactgctGATCAAATCTGTCTCGCCAGCAATATTGTCTGTCCCGCCAGATCATTtagataatttgattatttttatttcaccatatcagactgacacagacattcacaggaaTCACTGGTGCTGATCTCCCTCAGGCCAACATTCACAGAAttccttcctctttagcaagttgttttcaaagtaaaagcccaacgtttgttttgttgctgtaatgctttatattgagctgaattatggaggttttattttgaaaagtcatgaagatgtgtattttaacatgtgtattaGCTGTTCGATTGAgtaacaacataaaaaaaaagattcggctgatgttttcatcttgCTTTTTGCCGCCATTAATTctttgaaaacagtttgtcacaatAGCGCAATtaatcatgggatatgttggacTGGTAAGGATCCACTCTGTGGAGCCTCCATTGTTCGGGGgtgaaaggacacatttgtcggccGCGATTGGAGGAGCCTTCAAATGGTGACAGTCTAGTTGCATCGCTTTGACACAATCTTTCTTTAAttgcagcctccgaaggatgcgaCCCCTGAATTGAGACTGTGACCACAATGCCTGTCGAGCAATAAACTCATAGTTTAACAACAAAAACGtgattttcagacatttttgtAATTGCTATTCATCAGGTGCTAGACGAGAGGGGACCACAGTGCTGAACATCTTTAATGATCATGACTACAACCGCTCTGTCATCACCATTGTGGCCAGCATTGACTCCATCAGTGAGTAGTgaatctttatgtttttttgccatttttcatttattttgctgctCTGAGGGAAAGATAGAGACTTTGTCTTTGTTGTATTTCTGCTGCTACAGTAgggattcattttctgtcccCTGTTTTTAAATCCTCTGAGGGGAATTAAATCCTTTAATAAGCTTTGTCAGGGATTTAAACACCAAAATGTCTGGATGAGCAAAGCTCATAGTGAAAGGTTTATCTTATTGAATACGTATCCGAAACACAACCTTCTGACAATGTAGACAAAGCTGTCAAGGGTTACACTTCTGTACTCCACGCTCTcttaaacacaaagaaatccGCCTAATCTAATGCACAAAACtgtaatttaacaaaataacTGCGTcagataataaaatgtatttcacacacatcacatctggGCTTCACTTTGACAGTATATCTCATGCACCTTTTGTTTGATATGTTTTATGTCTTTCAGGGGAGGCAGTTCTGTCTGCATGCGAGAAAGCCTGCGGGCTGATTGACATGTGCGCTCACAAAGGTGTCCACCCGTGTATGGGTGCCATCGACCTCATACCCATCTACCCACTGGGGGAGGAGGTGCGAGTGGAGGACTGTGCTAAGGAGGCTCGAGGTGAGATGCcatttgtgcatgtttgtatttgtgtttgtgtcacataTAACATATCATAGCCATTTTGAAACAAGAACTCCGGAGGATGTCTGCACAatttggtccagactttctctggagttacACTTCCGCACAAGAACATTGCAGCAGTAGgctctctgctcagacgcgttcccaacaacacagaaatctctggcGCGTTCAGGTTATGGCTGGTGCAGGCATAGGCAGGATGtaatgtattaattctgctgtggagagcacatgtttttgttttcagcacatcaacacaagCATCTgcccttatcaccacaaactctctttttcatttttgctatTGTTGAATGTGACTTCTTTTGATTCCTGTGctgctgattattttcacaatttagCAGCTGACTTAGCAGCCACATGTCTAGCAAAGAATGAGCAATAACTCAGCATGTGGCcaagtgtgcatgtatgtgtgcatgcatgtaacAAATGGCCCATGTCTCTGTATTTTCCCCTCTGTCTGAATTGTATTCCCTCAGGTGTGTTTAGTCTGTCACGCTCCTCTGGCTCCTGTGTCTTTGAAAGTGCATATGATGACATGCGCTCCATTTTTCTAATTAACTAACATGTCTGTGTACTCGTCCGGGctcagctgtggctcagggacTGATAGAGAGGGTCCATGGCACCACTGCCTTCCTGTTTGGCTGGGCAGACTCCCCCCTTCAGCGCGGGCtggcacagaggaggaaggagatgggCTGGTTCAAGAAGACCCCAGACTTGCAGGTGATCCAGGTTGACATGGGGCCGCAGCCACAGAAAAGATACGGCCTCACAGGTGAGACAGAGCTGtccaaaactgtaaaaatgaatcTGCCAGACATGCTGACGTAGGTAAATGTTTGAGCCTGAAGGGCAGGTTACCATGTCTCTTTGCCAGGATTATACAATGCTGTCGACTTTAtctctgtatttataaaaaaattgtgtttgttccagCCTGACCACAGGCCACCTCTCTCCTCTAGTTTGACCGTATTAATGGCAAAAACAACAGAGCCCAAATAAAATTGTAACAATGCCCCAACACACATGAAATATGTAAGATAAAAGAGCTATAAAGCCGGTCAGACTGTTTGCTATGAGCCCAATTTTGAAACAATTTCTGATTCATGCGACTCATTTTAGAGTTTGAACAATTTTCAGTTTTGTCGAGCAGTGTACAGGTGGTGTGAGGAGTAATCAGATGAAAATATTTGGTGACATTATTATTtgttcttcttattattatcattcttTCTCTAGTTTTAAGACTGATTTTTGCTCTTGAGAGATGGTTGTGGtttaaaactcttctttatggacagagaaagacaaatacTTGATGAACAGCCAGCAATGTCTAACAAAACTGTAAATTACATCTTCTTACAAAGAAAATCCAAAACATGTGTTCTGTatctctgtgttgtctgtccTCTAGGCGTTGGGGCCAGTCCATACGTCATGAACTGCAATGTCACTATCAACACTCAGGACATCGCCATAGGACGTAGCATCGCCACAGCCATCAGAACGTCGACCCCTGGGGGCCTACCAGGGGTGCAGGTGCTGGCTCTGCCACATGAGGGTGCTGTGGAAATTGCCTGTAATGTCGAAAGCGTGAAGGGGAGCCCGCCTACTCACACGAGTGCAGATGAACCCTGGCCGTCTTTCAACATTGAAGGACAGCCTTACTATCATGCTCCGGCTTCTTTCATCACAGCGAGAGTCATGGAGCTGGCAGGGAGGCAGGGGGTTGGCACAAAGGGCACAGCGTTGATAGGGTTCACTCCCCATGAGTGCAGGGGCTTAGCAGAGTTAGCGCTGTCTCAAGGGATTGCTGAATTCTGGAAAGAGAAGCACAGGATCCGTATGTAAAAATCTTTGCCTGAACCATTGAAACCTCAAATAAAGTAGCACaatctttgttttgtgtcactGTTATTATCAAGACAAGTCATCGTTTGTTAAATCTACCACACCTCTGTTACCATTTATCACGTTTTCATGCATGTGCTGCACATATGCAGTTGAGTTTACAATGACAGTTTACCACTAAAAATTCCTA
Proteins encoded in this window:
- the ftcdnl1 gene encoding formiminotransferase N-terminal subdomain-containing protein, which gives rise to MASSSLGRRLVACLLNVSEARRKDLVETVATAALYNTEGARREGTTVLNIFNDHDYNRSVITIVASIDSIREAVLSACEKACGLIDMCAHKGVHPCMGAIDLIPIYPLGEEVRVEDCAKEARAVAQGLIERVHGTTAFLFGWADSPLQRGLAQRRKEMGWFKKTPDLQVIQVDMGPQPQKRYGLTGVGASPYVMNCNVTINTQDIAIGRSIATAIRTSTPGGLPGVQVLALPHEGAVEIACNVESVKGSPPTHTSADEPWPSFNIEGQPYYHAPASFITARVMELAGRQGVGTKGTALIGFTPHECRGLAELALSQGIAEFWKEKHRIRM